In a genomic window of Paracoccaceae bacterium:
- the hutU gene encoding urocanate hydratase translates to MSDPRKNTRDVYPATGPEITAKSWLTEAPMRMLMNNLHPDVAENPHELVVYGGIGRAARTWDDFDHIVASLKTLEDDQTLLVQSGKPVGVFQTHKDAPRVLIANSNLVPHWANWDHFNTLDKKGLAMYGQMTAGSWIYIGSQGIVQGTYETFMEAGRQHYDGDLTGRWILTGGLGGMGGAQPLAAVMAGACCLAVECNVESIDFRLRTRYLDEKAETLDEALSLIEKWTAAGQAKSVGLLGNAADVFPELVRRGIRPDIVTDQTSAHDPINGYLPQGWSMGEWKAKRESDPKAVEKAARASMKIHVAAMVDFWNAGVPTLDYGNNIRQVALEEGLENAFAFPGFVPAYIRPLFCRGIGPFRWCALSGDPEDIYKTDRKVKELVDDPHLHNWLDMARERISFQGLPARICWVGLGVRDKLGLAFNEMVRKGELSAPIVIGRDHLDSGSVASPNRETEAMRDGSDAVSDWPLLNALLNTASGATWVSLHHGGGVGMGFSQHSGMVICCDGTADADRRIARVLWNDPATGVMRHADAGYEEAMHCARDNKLALPAIL, encoded by the coding sequence ATGAGTGATCCGCGCAAAAACACCCGTGATGTTTATCCGGCCACAGGCCCCGAGATCACCGCCAAAAGCTGGCTCACCGAGGCGCCGATGCGCATGCTGATGAACAACCTGCACCCGGATGTGGCTGAAAACCCGCATGAGCTGGTGGTGTACGGCGGGATCGGACGCGCGGCGCGCACATGGGATGATTTCGACCACATCGTGGCCAGTCTGAAAACCCTCGAGGACGATCAGACGCTTCTGGTACAATCGGGCAAGCCTGTGGGCGTGTTCCAAACCCACAAGGATGCCCCGCGCGTGCTGATCGCCAATTCAAATCTGGTGCCGCATTGGGCCAATTGGGATCATTTCAACACGCTCGATAAAAAGGGGCTGGCCATGTATGGTCAGATGACCGCCGGGTCATGGATCTACATTGGGTCACAAGGCATTGTGCAGGGCACCTATGAAACCTTCATGGAGGCCGGGCGGCAGCATTATGACGGCGATCTCACGGGGCGCTGGATCTTGACCGGGGGCCTCGGGGGCATGGGCGGCGCGCAACCTTTGGCGGCGGTCATGGCGGGGGCGTGCTGTCTGGCGGTGGAATGCAATGTCGAGAGCATAGATTTTCGCCTGCGCACCAGATATTTGGACGAGAAAGCTGAGACTCTGGATGAGGCCCTCTCGCTCATCGAAAAATGGACCGCTGCCGGTCAGGCGAAATCCGTGGGGCTGCTCGGCAATGCCGCTGATGTGTTTCCGGAACTGGTGCGCCGCGGCATCCGTCCTGACATCGTGACCGATCAGACCAGCGCGCATGACCCGATCAACGGTTACCTGCCACAGGGCTGGAGCATGGGGGAATGGAAAGCCAAGCGGGAAAGCGACCCCAAGGCGGTCGAAAAGGCGGCGCGCGCCTCTATGAAAATCCATGTTGCGGCGATGGTGGATTTCTGGAACGCGGGGGTCCCGACGCTGGATTACGGCAACAACATCCGACAAGTCGCGCTTGAAGAGGGTTTGGAAAACGCCTTTGCCTTTCCCGGTTTCGTACCTGCCTATATTCGCCCGCTGTTTTGCCGGGGCATCGGGCCGTTTCGCTGGTGTGCGCTTTCCGGTGATCCGGAGGATATTTACAAAACCGATCGCAAGGTCAAGGAGTTGGTCGATGATCCTCACCTGCACAACTGGCTTGATATGGCGCGCGAACGCATCAGCTTTCAGGGCCTGCCCGCGCGCATTTGCTGGGTCGGTCTGGGCGTGCGCGACAAACTCGGTCTTGCGTTCAACGAGATGGTACGTAAGGGCGAACTTTCCGCCCCGATTGTGATCGGGCGTGATCATCTGGATTCAGGCTCTGTCGCCTCGCCTAACCGCGAAACGGAAGCCATGCGCGATGGCTCGGATGCGGTAAGCGACTGGCCGTTGCTAAATGCACTGCTGAACACGGCAAGTGGCGCGACCTGGGTCTCGCTGCATCACGGGGGTGGTGTCGGCATGGGGTTCAGCCAGCATTCCGGCATGGTGATCTGTTGTGACGGGACTGCAGATGCCGACCGGCGCATCGCCCGCGTGCTTTGGAACGATCCGGCCACAGGGGTGATGCGTCATGCTGATGCGGGGTATGAAGAGGCGATGCATTGCGCGCGCGACAACAAATTGGCCCTTCCTGCGATACTTTAG
- a CDS encoding MATE family efflux transporter, with product MVKVMTYPEHGRAILRLGLPLIGGHLAQTAIGVTDTVMLGWYGVEALAAVTLGSTFFFVLFIFGSGFAWAVMPMVASFDAEGDEIGLRRATRMGLWLSLGFALLALPAMLWSDPLLRALGQGERLAADAGVYLSIAGFGILPALLVMVLKSYLAALERTQVVLWITVLSAVVNAIVNYALIFGNWGAPELGIAGAAIASVTTQVIALIGIVIYARASLPEHLLFQRLWRADWKMLARVFRLGWPIGLTGLSEVGLFAASAMMMGWLGTVTLAAHGVALQLASITFMIHMGLSNVATIRAGNAYGRHDPGHMEKGALVVTITSLVVAGITVVIFLLMPEALISLFMQKEEPQREAILTIGVGLLAMAALFQLVDGAQVIALGLLRGIQDTRIPMICAGLSYWVIGIPCSYLLGFVLGFGAIGVWLGLVVGLGLAALLLSIRFWSVMLRALKTRVV from the coding sequence ATGGTCAAAGTCATGACATACCCCGAGCACGGCCGCGCTATTCTGCGGCTGGGCCTGCCGCTGATCGGTGGGCATCTTGCGCAGACGGCGATCGGCGTGACCGATACGGTGATGCTGGGCTGGTACGGGGTCGAGGCGCTGGCGGCGGTAACGCTGGGATCGACGTTTTTCTTTGTGTTGTTCATCTTTGGCTCCGGGTTTGCCTGGGCGGTGATGCCCATGGTGGCCTCTTTTGACGCGGAAGGGGACGAGATTGGCCTGCGTCGCGCAACGCGAATGGGGCTTTGGCTGAGCCTTGGATTTGCGCTGCTGGCCCTGCCGGCCATGCTGTGGTCTGATCCCTTGTTACGGGCCTTGGGGCAGGGAGAGCGGCTGGCTGCGGATGCCGGCGTCTATCTGAGCATCGCCGGGTTTGGCATCCTGCCCGCGCTGCTGGTCATGGTGCTGAAGTCTTATCTCGCCGCTCTGGAGCGCACGCAGGTTGTGTTGTGGATCACGGTGTTGAGCGCGGTGGTGAATGCCATCGTCAACTACGCGCTGATCTTTGGCAATTGGGGCGCGCCGGAACTGGGGATCGCCGGGGCTGCGATTGCCTCCGTCACTACGCAGGTCATTGCTCTGATCGGTATCGTGATCTACGCGCGCGCCAGCTTGCCCGAGCATCTGTTGTTTCAGCGGCTCTGGCGGGCGGACTGGAAAATGCTGGCGCGGGTGTTTCGTCTTGGTTGGCCTATCGGATTGACCGGTCTCAGCGAAGTCGGGCTGTTTGCGGCCTCTGCCATGATGATGGGCTGGCTGGGCACGGTGACGCTGGCCGCACATGGCGTCGCCCTGCAACTGGCCTCAATCACCTTCATGATCCACATGGGGCTGAGCAATGTCGCCACCATCCGCGCGGGCAATGCCTACGGGCGGCACGACCCGGGCCACATGGAAAAGGGCGCTCTCGTGGTCACGATCACATCTCTCGTGGTCGCAGGCATAACGGTTGTGATTTTCCTATTGATGCCAGAGGCTTTGATCTCTCTTTTCATGCAAAAAGAGGAGCCGCAGAGAGAGGCGATTCTGACCATCGGTGTGGGATTGCTGGCCATGGCGGCCCTGTTTCAACTGGTCGACGGGGCGCAGGTCATCGCACTGGGGCTTTTGCGCGGCATTCAGGACACGCGGATCCCGATGATCTGCGCCGGGCTGAGCTATTGGGTGATTGGAATTCCATGCTCTTACCTTTTGGGCTTCGTTCTGGGGTTTGGCGCAATCGGTGTCTGGCTGGGTCTTGTTGTGGGTCTCGGTCTCGCCGCCCTGTTGTTGTCCATACGGTTCTGGAGTGTCATGCTGCGCGCGCTCAAAACCCGCGTGGTTTGA
- a CDS encoding tetratricopeptide repeat protein yields the protein MIKDRYDNVLTTSSERAADHFHQSMDRLLAGQPQMDKGFLAAIEADPHFAAAHVGLARARQTVGDTAGARQAIAQAEGLAKDVTAREASQIHTVSLMLKGKGADALQAVYAHTDQYPRDAIVAQTSSSIYGLIGFSGQPGREAQMLAFLSRLMPHYGQDWWLMSQYAFALCETGQLAQAGEMIDAALAIKPDNAHGAHVRSHVSYEEGDVKNGIGFLKDWLKGYDKAGVMHGHLSWHQALWSLQTGDVDGMWALLDDAVTPEAAIGGAPLSVLVDTASLLHRAELAGVEVPVARWAAISEFAAKAFPRTGNAFIDMHAAVAHAMAGDGAALARIISDPAGPAADLVPNIALGFQDMAQADWAAASRHLRAAMADTARIGGSRAQRDLVEHSLLACLMRQGSTEEAGHLAALRRPLIADTYAS from the coding sequence ATGATCAAAGACCGCTACGACAATGTGCTGACCACTTCTTCTGAGCGGGCGGCGGATCATTTTCATCAATCGATGGATCGATTGTTGGCGGGACAGCCACAGATGGACAAAGGATTCCTCGCGGCGATTGAGGCGGACCCGCATTTTGCCGCCGCCCATGTGGGTCTTGCAAGGGCGCGTCAGACAGTCGGCGATACGGCGGGCGCACGGCAGGCCATTGCACAGGCTGAAGGCCTCGCCAAAGACGTCACTGCGCGCGAAGCATCGCAGATCCATACGGTATCGCTGATGTTGAAGGGCAAGGGGGCCGACGCCTTGCAGGCGGTTTACGCCCATACGGATCAATACCCGCGCGACGCAATTGTGGCCCAGACCAGTTCATCCATTTACGGGTTGATCGGATTCTCCGGACAGCCCGGCCGCGAGGCGCAGATGCTGGCCTTTCTGTCCCGCCTGATGCCGCATTACGGGCAGGACTGGTGGCTGATGAGCCAATACGCCTTTGCGCTTTGCGAGACCGGGCAATTGGCGCAGGCGGGTGAGATGATTGATGCCGCCCTGGCGATCAAACCGGACAATGCCCATGGGGCGCATGTGCGCTCTCATGTGTCTTATGAAGAAGGCGATGTCAAAAATGGCATCGGTTTTTTAAAGGATTGGCTGAAGGGGTATGACAAGGCAGGGGTGATGCATGGGCACCTCAGTTGGCATCAGGCGCTGTGGAGTTTGCAGACCGGGGATGTGGACGGCATGTGGGCACTGCTGGATGATGCGGTGACACCTGAGGCGGCCATTGGGGGCGCGCCGCTGAGCGTGCTGGTGGATACTGCCTCCTTGCTGCACCGGGCGGAACTGGCAGGGGTGGAGGTGCCCGTCGCGCGCTGGGCGGCGATCAGCGAATTTGCCGCAAAGGCTTTCCCGCGCACGGGTAATGCATTTATTGATATGCATGCGGCGGTCGCCCATGCGATGGCTGGGGATGGTGCTGCGTTGGCGCGCATCATTTCCGATCCCGCCGGGCCTGCGGCGGATCTTGTGCCGAATATTGCCTTGGGCTTTCAGGATATGGCGCAGGCGGATTGGGCCGCGGCGTCGAGACATTTGCGTGCTGCAATGGCCGATACCGCGCGGATTGGCGGCAGCCGCGCGCAACGTGATCTGGTCGAACACAGCCTGTTGGCCTGCCTGATGCGGCAAGGATCAACCGAGGAGGCAGGGCATTTGGCTGCGCTCAGGCGTCCTTTGATTGCAGATACTTACGCCTCATAG